A region from the Microcoleus sp. FACHB-672 genome encodes:
- a CDS encoding tetratricopeptide repeat protein, which yields MSPYQAFHALRIPSGHNDVMASYNKNLECRPDGYWALYQRGNALRQTGLYEDALDSYEEALACRSDDYRAWHQRGNALAELGRYDDAIGSYDKALALKPAHYWSWYQRGHALRNAGRYYDAVASFNKALEIRPDDYWTLYHRASIFLYNLNRSQEALAGYDQALELRPNDYWSWYRRSIALFGLSHYQDAIASYDQALELRPRDYWATYRQGDALLGLGRYEDAIAGYDRAVEIQPDYPDAWVYRGLALQLSGRTCDAIASYDQALELDSYVSDAWYGKACCYASQGDVRQTIEHLQKVFELSQDEYRQQATAEPAFDAIRESEEFQALLQN from the coding sequence ATGAGTCCCTATCAAGCCTTTCACGCGCTACGCATCCCTAGCGGTCATAATGACGTAATGGCGAGTTATAACAAAAATTTGGAATGCCGGCCCGATGGCTACTGGGCTTTGTATCAGCGCGGGAATGCCCTGCGGCAGACTGGTCTTTATGAGGACGCCCTTGATAGTTACGAAGAAGCCTTAGCCTGCCGGTCGGATGACTACCGCGCGTGGCATCAACGTGGAAACGCACTGGCAGAATTAGGCCGGTATGACGATGCCATTGGCAGCTATGACAAAGCGTTGGCCCTCAAACCGGCACACTACTGGAGTTGGTATCAGCGGGGTCATGCGTTGCGTAATGCAGGCCGGTATTACGACGCCGTTGCCAGCTTCAACAAAGCTTTGGAAATTCGACCAGATGACTACTGGACTTTGTATCATCGGGCAAGCATTTTTCTGTATAACCTGAACCGCTCTCAGGAAGCGCTTGCCGGCTACGATCAAGCTTTGGAACTGCGGCCAAACGACTACTGGAGTTGGTACAGGCGGAGTATTGCTCTATTTGGCCTAAGTCACTATCAAGATGCCATTGCCAGCTATGATCAAGCCTTGGAACTGAGGCCGCGCGACTATTGGGCCACTTACCGGCAGGGCGACGCCTTACTGGGGTTAGGCAGATATGAAGATGCCATTGCCGGCTATGATCGCGCCGTCGAAATTCAACCCGACTACCCAGACGCCTGGGTTTATCGGGGTCTAGCGTTGCAGCTTTCAGGCAGAACTTGCGATGCCATTGCCAGCTACGATCAAGCGCTGGAACTCGATTCTTATGTCTCCGATGCCTGGTATGGCAAGGCTTGCTGTTATGCCTCGCAGGGTGATGTGCGGCAAACAATCGAACACCTGCAAAAAGTGTTTGAGCTTAGTCAGGATGAGTACCGACAGCAAGCCACCGCTGAGCCGGCTTTTGATGCGATTCGCGAGTCGGAGGAGTTTCAGGCATTGCTACAAAATTAA
- a CDS encoding PIN domain-containing protein: MKSRILRVYADTSVFCGICDEEFEQASRAFFRQVQSGRFRLVTSVVVQNEIESAPAEVQELFEKILGIAGIVNLTESVLLLQQAYLDAAIVTPTLAIDALHVAMATVSECSALVSWDFKHITHFKKIRLYNAINLLEGYSQIAIYSPLQVIPYEDEQEI, encoded by the coding sequence ATGAAAAGCCGCATCCTTCGGGTTTATGCCGATACATCTGTGTTTTGCGGCATCTGCGACGAGGAATTTGAACAAGCGAGTCGAGCCTTTTTCCGTCAAGTTCAGAGTGGGCGCTTCCGCCTCGTCACCTCCGTAGTTGTGCAAAATGAAATAGAGTCGGCACCGGCAGAGGTTCAGGAACTCTTTGAAAAAATTCTTGGGATCGCAGGAATTGTCAACCTGACTGAAAGCGTTCTGCTACTCCAGCAAGCTTACCTAGATGCAGCAATTGTTACCCCAACCCTAGCCATTGATGCCCTTCATGTTGCAATGGCAACCGTTTCCGAGTGTTCTGCCCTTGTGAGTTGGGACTTTAAGCACATCACCCATTTTAAAAAAATTCGCCTTTATAACGCGATTAATTTATTGGAAGGATACTCTCAAATTGCCATTTACTCACCTTTACAAGTCATTCCTTATGAAGACGAACAAGAAATTTGA
- a CDS encoding tetratricopeptide repeat protein codes for MENLRSLEEALMQYDQQLTTHPDNYKAWNNRGVALEKLGRYEDAIASYDKALALQPDLPETWNNRGIALAELNRHQDALRCYDQALTLQPNLSQAWNNRGISLRKLGRYQAAVASHDKAIAIQPNDWQAWNNRGIALYESGRYRDALISYDKSLVIKPNNCETWTNRGNALGKLGRYENAIDSYGEALTIQPDQALIWYNKACCYALQRQVDLAIENLQTAINLNSERYIEMAKTDSDFDKIRRDVRFRVLLRGPVS; via the coding sequence ATGGAAAACTTACGCTCTCTTGAAGAAGCCCTTATGCAATACGATCAGCAGCTCACCACTCACCCAGACAACTACAAAGCTTGGAACAACCGAGGCGTTGCCCTAGAAAAATTGGGTCGCTATGAAGATGCGATCGCCAGCTACGACAAAGCCTTAGCCCTTCAACCCGATCTCCCGGAAACTTGGAACAATCGAGGTATTGCACTCGCTGAACTCAACCGTCATCAAGACGCACTGAGATGCTACGACCAAGCTTTAACCCTGCAACCGAATCTATCTCAAGCTTGGAACAATCGCGGCATTTCCCTGCGGAAACTTGGTCGCTACCAAGCAGCCGTTGCTAGTCATGATAAAGCCATCGCGATTCAACCCAACGACTGGCAAGCTTGGAACAATCGCGGCATCGCCTTATATGAATCAGGTCGTTACCGAGACGCACTGATCAGCTACGACAAATCTTTAGTCATTAAACCCAACAATTGCGAAACTTGGACAAACCGAGGCAATGCCTTGGGGAAACTTGGCCGCTATGAAAATGCCATCGACAGCTACGGCGAAGCTTTAACAATCCAACCGGATCAAGCGCTAATTTGGTATAACAAAGCTTGCTGTTACGCACTACAGCGTCAAGTAGATCTAGCTATTGAAAACCTACAAACTGCTATTAATTTAAATTCTGAACGATATATAGAAATGGCGAAGACAGATTCGGATTTTGATAAAATTCGCCGAGATGTAAGGTTTCGAGTTTTACTTCGAGGGCCAGTCAGTTAA
- a CDS encoding carboxypeptidase M32, whose product MKSLEKSDPKFLELNTRLTEIDDIESAAALLHWDQATYMPAGGAPARGRQLATLRQIAHEKFTDPVIGQLLEDLKPYEDSLSYDSNEASLIRIARLSYNRSVCVPASFMAELSQHRSASYEAWAKARPANDFTIVQPYLEKTLDLSRELAGFFPGYEHIADPLIDFSDADMKASTLRQIFSRLRQELVPIVEQITSQPAADDAFLHQHFPETKQLEFSRRIIERIGYDFKRGRQDKTLHPFMTRFSTGDVRITTRVYENDLGQGLFSSIHEAGHAMYEQGISREFEGTPLASGVSSGVHESQSRLWENLVGRSRGFWECFYPQLQGVFLRELGNISIHKFYRAINKVARSLIRTDADEVTYNLHVTIRFDLELAMLEGSLSVRDLPEAWNERYRSDLGLVPATDSEGVMQDVHWYSGVIGGMFQGYTLGNLMSAQFYETALNINPEIPVDIERGNFTSLHQWLQENIYQHGRKYTADELLERVTGSPLSVEPFIRYIRGKYSELYPM is encoded by the coding sequence ATGAAAAGCCTCGAAAAGAGCGACCCTAAATTTTTAGAACTGAACACTCGTCTGACAGAGATCGACGACATCGAATCAGCAGCAGCACTGCTGCACTGGGATCAAGCCACTTATATGCCTGCCGGCGGCGCACCGGCACGAGGTCGCCAACTCGCTACCCTAAGACAAATCGCCCACGAAAAATTTACCGATCCCGTTATTGGGCAACTGCTAGAAGATTTAAAACCCTACGAAGACAGCCTCTCCTACGACTCCAACGAAGCCAGTCTCATCCGGATCGCCCGCCTCAGCTACAACCGATCTGTTTGCGTACCGGCATCCTTCATGGCAGAACTTTCTCAACACCGATCGGCATCCTACGAAGCTTGGGCGAAAGCCAGACCGGCCAACGACTTTACCATTGTTCAGCCTTACCTAGAAAAGACCTTGGATTTAAGCCGCGAATTGGCCGGCTTTTTTCCTGGATACGAGCATATCGCCGACCCACTAATTGACTTTTCAGATGCCGACATGAAAGCATCTACCCTGAGACAGATATTTAGCCGGCTGCGCCAAGAACTCGTGCCAATCGTCGAGCAGATCACCTCCCAACCGGCAGCCGATGATGCCTTCCTGCACCAGCATTTTCCCGAAACCAAGCAACTAGAATTTAGCCGCCGGATCATTGAGCGCATCGGCTACGACTTCAAACGAGGCCGGCAAGACAAAACTCTGCATCCCTTCATGACCCGATTTTCCACCGGCGATGTTCGTATCACCACCCGCGTCTACGAAAACGATCTGGGACAAGGACTATTCAGCAGCATCCACGAAGCCGGTCACGCCATGTATGAACAAGGCATCTCCCGTGAATTTGAAGGCACCCCCCTAGCCAGTGGCGTCTCCTCCGGCGTCCACGAAAGCCAATCTCGCCTGTGGGAAAACCTCGTCGGGCGCAGCCGGGGTTTTTGGGAATGCTTCTATCCCCAACTGCAAGGCGTCTTCCTCAGAGAACTTGGCAATATTTCCATTCACAAATTCTACCGGGCAATTAACAAAGTCGCCCGCTCTCTGATCCGCACCGACGCTGACGAAGTCACCTATAACCTGCACGTCACAATTCGCTTCGATCTAGAATTAGCCATGCTCGAAGGTTCCCTGTCGGTGCGCGACCTCCCCGAAGCCTGGAACGAGCGTTACCGCAGCGATCTCGGCCTCGTCCCTGCCACAGACAGCGAAGGCGTCATGCAAGACGTACATTGGTATAGTGGCGTGATTGGCGGGATGTTTCAAGGCTACACCCTCGGCAACCTGATGAGCGCCCAGTTTTATGAAACAGCCCTCAATATCAATCCAGAAATTCCCGTTGATATTGAGCGAGGCAATTTCACCAGCCTGCATCAGTGGCTTCAAGAAAACATCTATCAGCATGGACGCAAGTACACTGCAGATGAATTGCTAGAACGCGTCACCGGCAGTCCTTTAAGCGTCGAACCCTTCATCCGCTACATTCGGGGCAAATACAGCGAATTGTACCCGATGTAA
- a CDS encoding sucrose synthase, producing MSDLLQIVIESSEKSDLRQFISDIRQQEKRYLLRNDILTAFANFCINYQKPEEFAHSSHLGKFISETQEIIIEEGSICLIVRPKIASQEIYRLTEDLKIDRLTAQELLDVRDLFVNHFHPNEGDVFEIDFGPFYDYSPTIRDPKNIGKGVQFLNRYLSSKLFQDPKQWLAALYDFLSVHRYNGIQLLINERIKNQQQLSDRIKQAIKFVGARPTDEPYENFRLDLQVMGFEPGWGNTAGRVRETLEILDELIDSPDDAVLEAFISRIPMIFRIVLVSVHGWFGQEGVLGRPDTGGQVVYVLDQAKSLETQLQEELSLAGLDALGVEPKVIILSRLIPNSDGTRCNQRLEKVHGTDNAWILRVPFRDFNSNITQHWISRFEIWPYLETYAIDAEKELLAEFQGRPDFIIGNYSDGNLVAFLLARRLKVTQCIVAHALEKSKYLFSNLYWQESENSYHFSLQFTVDLIAMNAANFVISSTYQEIVGTPDSVGQYESYKRFTMPDLYHVVNGIELFSPKFNVVPPGVNESVYFPYSRQEDRLSSVRERLEDLLFHQEDPAHIFGRLDDPSKRPLFSMARLDRIKNLTGLAECFGKSQALQERCNLILVAGKLHVNESTDHEELSEMEKLYRLIDEYNLHGRIRWLGVRLPKSDSGEIYRVIADHEGIFVQPALFEAFGLTILEAMICGVPTFGTQFGGPLEIIKDKVNGFYINPTNLEETAERILDFIAKCDQNPNYWHQISKAGIERVYSTYTWKIHTTRLLSLGKIYGFWNHTSKENREDMLRYIESLFYLLYKPRAKQLLEQHQQR from the coding sequence ATGTCTGATTTGTTACAAATTGTTATCGAAAGTAGTGAAAAAAGCGATCTCCGGCAATTTATCAGTGATATCCGACAACAAGAAAAACGATATTTACTGAGAAATGACATCTTGACGGCCTTCGCAAACTTCTGCATCAATTACCAAAAACCCGAAGAGTTTGCTCATTCTTCCCATTTAGGTAAATTTATTTCCGAAACTCAAGAAATTATCATTGAGGAGGGCAGTATCTGTCTGATCGTGCGCCCCAAAATTGCCTCGCAAGAAATTTACCGGCTCACGGAAGACTTGAAAATTGATCGCCTGACTGCCCAAGAGTTACTGGATGTTCGCGATCTCTTCGTCAACCACTTTCACCCCAATGAGGGAGATGTATTTGAGATTGATTTCGGGCCGTTTTACGATTACTCCCCTACAATTCGCGACCCGAAAAACATTGGTAAAGGAGTGCAATTCCTTAACCGATATTTATCCAGCAAACTCTTTCAAGACCCCAAACAATGGCTGGCGGCGCTGTACGATTTTTTGAGCGTGCACCGCTACAATGGCATTCAACTACTGATTAACGAACGCATTAAAAACCAGCAGCAGCTTTCTGATCGGATCAAGCAAGCGATCAAATTTGTCGGTGCTCGTCCAACGGATGAACCCTACGAGAACTTCCGCTTGGATCTGCAAGTCATGGGTTTTGAACCCGGATGGGGTAACACTGCCGGCAGAGTGCGCGAAACGTTGGAAATACTCGATGAACTGATAGACTCGCCTGACGATGCCGTTCTCGAAGCTTTCATCTCCCGCATTCCGATGATCTTCCGCATCGTTTTGGTGTCTGTGCATGGATGGTTTGGCCAAGAAGGAGTTCTAGGCCGGCCTGACACCGGCGGCCAAGTCGTCTACGTCCTCGACCAAGCCAAAAGCTTAGAAACGCAACTACAAGAGGAACTTTCCCTCGCCGGTTTAGATGCTTTGGGTGTGGAACCCAAAGTGATTATTCTCAGCCGGTTGATTCCCAACAGTGATGGCACCCGCTGCAACCAACGCTTGGAAAAAGTTCACGGAACCGATAACGCTTGGATTTTGCGCGTTCCCTTCCGCGACTTTAATTCCAACATCACCCAGCACTGGATTTCCCGGTTTGAGATTTGGCCTTATCTAGAAACCTACGCTATTGATGCCGAAAAAGAACTGCTGGCAGAATTTCAAGGCCGGCCTGACTTCATCATCGGCAACTACTCTGATGGCAACTTAGTCGCCTTCTTACTAGCACGTCGCCTCAAGGTTACTCAGTGCATTGTTGCCCACGCCCTAGAAAAATCGAAATATTTGTTCAGTAACCTTTACTGGCAAGAATCAGAAAATTCCTATCACTTCTCGTTGCAGTTCACCGTCGATTTAATTGCGATGAACGCTGCTAATTTTGTTATCAGCAGCACCTATCAAGAAATTGTGGGAACGCCAGATAGCGTGGGGCAGTATGAGTCTTACAAGCGCTTCACAATGCCGGATTTATATCACGTTGTTAATGGAATTGAGTTATTCAGTCCCAAATTTAACGTCGTGCCGCCTGGAGTGAATGAGAGCGTATATTTTCCCTACAGCCGGCAAGAAGACCGGCTCAGCAGCGTCCGCGAACGTCTTGAAGACTTGCTTTTCCATCAAGAAGACCCCGCTCACATATTTGGCAGACTCGACGATCCCAGCAAGCGCCCGCTGTTTTCAATGGCACGCCTCGACCGAATTAAAAACCTCACCGGCTTGGCAGAATGCTTTGGAAAGAGTCAGGCGTTGCAAGAGAGATGCAACTTAATTTTGGTTGCCGGTAAATTACACGTTAATGAGTCAACCGATCACGAAGAACTCAGCGAAATGGAGAAGCTTTACCGGCTCATTGACGAATACAATTTGCACGGACGTATTCGCTGGTTGGGAGTGCGTTTACCCAAGAGTGACTCCGGCGAAATTTACCGCGTGATTGCCGATCATGAAGGGATTTTTGTCCAGCCGGCCTTATTTGAAGCTTTTGGGTTAACAATTTTGGAAGCCATGATCTGCGGCGTTCCTACCTTTGGTACTCAATTTGGCGGACCGTTGGAAATCATCAAAGATAAAGTCAACGGATTTTACATCAACCCCACAAACTTAGAAGAAACCGCTGAAAGAATCTTGGACTTTATTGCCAAATGTGACCAAAATCCCAACTACTGGCACCAAATCTCCAAAGCCGGTATCGAGCGGGTTTACAGCACCTATACTTGGAAAATCCACACTACGCGGCTGCTATCTTTAGGCAAAATTTACGGTTTCTGGAACCACACTTCCAAAGAAAACCGCGAGGATATGCTGCGCTATATCGAGTCGCTGTTTTATCTACTCTATAAACCACGCGCCAAACAACTTCTCGAACAACATCAGCAACGCTAA
- a CDS encoding Crp/Fnr family transcriptional regulator, with translation MLTSVDRLLFVRGVPIFKELRDDFLVRLASVMDELSFPAQHTIFTQGQEGRSLYIVVSGRVRVHLAEQDLAQLDQGACFGEMSLFDAEPRSASVTTLEPCDCLMLTQQQLYDAIEETPGIAVNIIRLLSRRIREFNRKLNAKESETPAPELHGAARSLGG, from the coding sequence ATGCTGACTAGCGTTGACCGCCTATTATTTGTCAGGGGAGTCCCGATATTTAAAGAGCTACGGGATGATTTTCTCGTCCGGTTGGCTTCTGTAATGGATGAGCTTTCATTTCCAGCTCAGCACACGATTTTTACTCAAGGGCAAGAGGGGCGTTCCCTCTACATTGTCGTTTCTGGGCGAGTCCGGGTTCACCTTGCAGAGCAGGATCTGGCACAACTTGACCAAGGTGCTTGTTTTGGTGAGATGTCGTTGTTTGATGCTGAACCTCGTTCGGCTTCTGTCACGACTTTGGAACCCTGTGACTGTCTGATGCTAACGCAGCAGCAACTCTACGATGCAATTGAGGAAACCCCAGGAATTGCGGTCAATATTATTCGTCTTTTATCTCGCCGAATTCGTGAATTTAACCGCAAGTTGAATGCTAAAGAGTCTGAAACTCCCGCACCCGAATTACATGGCGCGGCACGCAGTTTGGGAGGCTAG
- a CDS encoding HEAT repeat domain-containing protein codes for MELRDQRFGGRWGQILLQWVNLRPEEAERTFLMFAFYTATSVGVLWLEASTVGLFLDEYGAEQLPWIYISGAVIGSALGALYTWLQSILPLRRVIVLIALIMAAPLLLFRVGLGLPVILGITVFLMRLWLDGIYVLNDLNTSITANQLFNIREIKRTYPIISSGILLADVVSGFSLPFFLNLVGLNNVILMACLMMVLGAGILYYLSQTYQQAFPDSPLREEEDEQAEFTNKRLRGPIQHYVVPVIAFFVLAELLNILVDFQFLSELEQQDLGDKSLGIAAFIGVFNGVLGMFELVMQWFISSRLVERMGVFGSAIILPAGLAVIGLGSVITSVTNLLPLFSGLVILKFFEELLHYTLFEGVSPVLFQPIPEANRDDVQAVVNGIAEPLSDGVIGLLIFATIWFCRFVLPKATDAAVVQLEGWIFVGQIVLLAVAWMYVVWMLRSRYVGLLVSSAERGRLGVTDVDLRVLKRAVVDTLEKPGTEADKRSCIELLTQIDPNNVGEVLAPLLVTLPPALQRQSLETMLNHPSPAYLPQVRALIEHTLPPEVLALGLRYVWLTEKAPDIQALRPYLQPQVDPVVRGTAASLIMRRGNREQKAEATNALRRMLTHKQERERVMGCRALGEADYLQGLRLYIPNLLQDESLRVRCALLEVIASTHLEEYYPSLLRGLYYKSTREAALRALVRLDNEIINPLVVLAEDAHKPDLVRMHAWSALGQIGTREALDALASHLMTAWGTTRRNILRILLKMPQEAGIEGVLDRLGRSGVETLIDQELRFLGQLYAALVDLPAEQVAGEEAELLRRALRDLQADAVDRLFLLMKFLYPHTSIQAASFNLKSGSRSNMARGLEILDNTLDIPTKRALLSVLDRREDREKLQNLSELLVYQPMNPSDRLRRLLELRHFLSDWPLACCFHLARSARWSLTADQTLACLRHPRGLVRESVLAYLGVASPRALVELLPMLQDDPDRLVAAQVKQMMAELGVSNSAEAASGRGYFDQAGEMNRASNYPGIAGFEAT; via the coding sequence ATGGAACTGAGAGATCAGCGGTTTGGGGGAAGATGGGGGCAGATACTTCTACAGTGGGTGAATTTGCGGCCAGAGGAAGCAGAACGAACCTTCCTGATGTTCGCCTTCTACACAGCAACTTCTGTGGGAGTTCTCTGGCTAGAAGCCAGCACAGTTGGACTGTTCTTAGACGAATATGGCGCAGAACAGCTGCCGTGGATTTATATCTCCGGTGCCGTAATTGGTTCTGCTTTAGGCGCACTGTATACGTGGCTGCAAAGCATCCTGCCCCTGCGCCGAGTGATTGTGTTGATTGCCCTGATCATGGCAGCCCCCCTGCTGCTGTTTCGGGTTGGATTAGGGCTGCCGGTGATACTAGGTATCACCGTCTTTCTGATGCGCCTGTGGCTGGATGGAATCTACGTCCTCAACGATCTCAACACCTCCATCACCGCCAACCAACTCTTTAACATTCGGGAAATTAAACGCACCTACCCGATCATCAGTAGCGGCATCTTGCTTGCCGATGTCGTGAGTGGTTTTTCCCTGCCCTTCTTTCTCAATTTAGTCGGGCTAAATAATGTCATTCTCATGGCTTGCTTGATGATGGTGCTAGGAGCCGGCATCCTGTACTATCTCAGTCAAACTTACCAGCAAGCATTTCCCGACTCTCCCCTCAGAGAAGAAGAGGATGAACAGGCAGAATTCACCAACAAACGGCTACGCGGTCCCATCCAGCACTACGTCGTCCCCGTAATCGCCTTTTTTGTCCTTGCTGAACTGCTGAATATCCTGGTAGATTTTCAATTCCTCAGCGAGTTAGAACAGCAAGATTTAGGCGATAAAAGTCTCGGCATCGCCGCGTTCATCGGCGTTTTCAACGGCGTCCTAGGTATGTTTGAACTGGTGATGCAGTGGTTTATCTCTAGCCGGCTCGTTGAACGCATGGGCGTGTTTGGCTCCGCTATCATCTTACCGGCTGGTTTAGCTGTGATCGGACTGGGTTCCGTCATCACTTCTGTTACAAACCTGTTGCCCCTATTTTCCGGTTTGGTGATTCTCAAATTTTTTGAAGAACTCTTACACTACACCCTATTTGAAGGCGTTAGCCCGGTCTTATTCCAACCCATCCCAGAAGCCAATCGGGATGACGTGCAGGCCGTTGTCAATGGCATTGCTGAGCCGCTATCCGATGGCGTCATAGGCTTGTTGATTTTTGCAACGATTTGGTTCTGTCGCTTTGTACTGCCCAAAGCGACAGATGCCGCAGTTGTGCAATTAGAAGGATGGATTTTCGTCGGGCAGATTGTACTCTTAGCCGTGGCTTGGATGTACGTCGTTTGGATGCTGCGATCTCGCTATGTCGGCTTGCTCGTCTCCAGTGCTGAGAGGGGCCGGCTGGGGGTGACAGACGTGGATCTGCGTGTCCTCAAACGTGCCGTGGTAGACACCTTAGAAAAGCCCGGTACAGAAGCCGATAAACGCTCTTGTATTGAACTCCTCACCCAAATCGATCCCAACAATGTTGGTGAAGTTCTCGCGCCACTGCTGGTAACGCTGCCGCCGGCTTTGCAGCGCCAAAGTCTGGAGACAATGCTCAATCATCCCAGTCCTGCCTACCTCCCCCAAGTTCGGGCACTGATCGAGCATACCCTGCCGCCAGAAGTCCTAGCCTTGGGCCTGCGCTACGTCTGGCTCACCGAGAAAGCCCCAGATATTCAAGCTTTAAGACCTTATTTGCAACCCCAAGTAGACCCCGTGGTACGCGGAACCGCTGCTTCCCTGATCATGCGCCGGGGCAACCGGGAGCAAAAAGCCGAAGCCACTAACGCCCTGCGGCGGATGCTCACCCATAAACAAGAACGGGAACGGGTAATGGGCTGTCGGGCGCTGGGCGAGGCCGATTATTTGCAAGGCTTGCGACTTTATATCCCCAACCTCCTACAGGATGAATCGTTGCGGGTGCGCTGCGCTCTGCTGGAGGTGATCGCCTCCACACACTTAGAGGAATATTATCCTTCTCTGCTGCGTGGACTTTACTATAAATCCACCCGCGAAGCTGCCCTGCGTGCCTTGGTTCGATTAGACAACGAAATTATTAACCCGCTTGTGGTACTTGCAGAAGATGCTCACAAGCCTGATTTAGTGCGGATGCACGCTTGGAGTGCGCTGGGCCAAATCGGCACGCGGGAAGCCCTTGACGCCCTGGCTTCTCACTTGATGACGGCTTGGGGTACAACCCGGCGAAATATTCTCCGCATTCTGCTAAAAATGCCCCAAGAAGCCGGGATTGAAGGGGTGTTGGATCGTTTGGGTCGTAGTGGCGTAGAAACGTTGATTGACCAGGAATTGAGGTTCCTCGGTCAACTTTATGCAGCACTGGTGGATCTGCCGGCAGAACAAGTTGCCGGTGAGGAAGCAGAACTGTTGCGACGGGCGCTGCGGGATCTGCAAGCGGATGCGGTAGATCGGTTATTTTTGCTGATGAAGTTTCTTTACCCCCACACGAGCATTCAGGCCGCCTCATTTAACTTGAAATCGGGTTCGCGGTCGAATATGGCGCGGGGGCTGGAAATTTTAGATAATACTTTGGATATTCCGACTAAACGAGCGCTGCTGAGTGTGTTAGACCGGCGTGAGGATCGGGAAAAACTGCAAAACCTGTCAGAACTCCTGGTTTATCAACCCATGAACCCTAGTGATCGCTTACGCCGGCTGCTGGAATTACGTCACTTCCTCTCCGATTGGCCCCTGGCTTGCTGTTTCCATCTGGCTAGATCCGCCCGTTGGAGTCTGACGGCGGATCAGACACTCGCTTGTCTGCGCCATCCCAGAGGTTTGGTGCGCGAGTCGGTACTTGCCTACCTGGGAGTTGCTTCGCCACGCGCATTGGTAGAATTGCTACCAATGCTGCAAGACGATCCAGATCGCCTCGTTGCTGCCCAAGTCAAGCAGATGATGGCTGAATTAGGTGTTAGCAATTCAGCAGAAGCCGCATCGGGGCGGGGGTATTTCGACCAGGCCGGCGAAATGAACCGCGCTTCCAATTATCCGGGGATAGCCGGATTTGAGGCAACTTAA
- the infC gene encoding translation initiation factor IF-3, giving the protein MTPVIEKRRPNRDLPQINERIRFPKIRVIDTDGGQLGIMTPQDALRQAYEKELDLVLVSDKADPPVCRIMDYGKFKFEQEKKAREAKKKQHTAEVKEVKMRYKIEDHDYQVRINQAKRFLHDGDKVKATIMFRGREIQHTDLAEDLLKRMATDLQEVAEVQQAPKKEGRSMMMLLSPKK; this is encoded by the coding sequence ATAACGCCTGTGATAGAAAAGAGACGCCCGAATCGCGATTTACCCCAAATTAACGAAAGAATTCGCTTTCCCAAGATACGCGTTATTGATACCGACGGAGGACAGTTGGGAATCATGACGCCGCAAGATGCTTTGCGTCAAGCTTATGAAAAGGAACTGGATCTCGTGCTTGTGAGTGACAAGGCAGATCCACCCGTTTGCCGGATTATGGACTACGGCAAGTTTAAGTTTGAACAGGAGAAAAAAGCCCGCGAAGCTAAGAAAAAGCAACACACTGCTGAAGTCAAAGAAGTGAAAATGCGCTACAAGATTGAAGATCACGACTACCAAGTTCGGATCAATCAAGCAAAGCGCTTTCTGCACGATGGAGATAAGGTTAAAGCAACCATTATGTTCCGGGGCCGAGAAATTCAACATACAGACTTGGCAGAAGACTTACTGAAGCGGATGGCAACAGATTTGCAAGAAGTCGCCGAAGTTCAGCAAGCGCCCAAAAAAGAGGGGCGTAGTATGATGATGTTGCTCTCCCCCAAAAAGTAA